The following are from one region of the Paenibacillus sp. JZ16 genome:
- a CDS encoding phage tail assembly chaperone, whose product MSDFSMFFAGQSSAEITEEFVVSVRFKDPEGSPVPWKLRSITEEENQECRKAATRKVRGKNGVFTPEIDPNDYMAKLMVSSVIYPDLKNSELQKSYGVLGAESLLRKMLLPGEFAALGERVQALNGFDRDMNELVDDVKN is encoded by the coding sequence ATGAGCGATTTTAGTATGTTTTTTGCTGGGCAGTCGTCTGCGGAGATCACGGAGGAATTCGTGGTCTCTGTTCGTTTTAAGGATCCTGAAGGGAGTCCTGTGCCTTGGAAGCTGCGCAGCATCACGGAGGAAGAGAACCAGGAGTGCCGAAAAGCAGCTACCCGAAAGGTCAGAGGCAAGAACGGCGTATTCACGCCGGAAATCGATCCGAATGACTATATGGCGAAGCTGATGGTATCGAGCGTCATTTACCCGGATTTGAAAAACAGCGAGCTGCAAAAATCCTACGGCGTTCTCGGTGCAGAATCCCTGCTCCGCAAAATGCTGCTGCCCGGCGAGTTCGCCGCGCTTGGCGAGCGGGTGCAAGCCCTGAACGGTTTTGACCGGGATATGAACGAACTGGTGGATGACGTAAAAAACTAA
- a CDS encoding phage tail tube protein: protein MAFLRASDTISGQEGKAFVKIGERMEEMFYIKTLEATVEKEKAELKTMGQRAVQHKAIGWKGSGTMTIYYVTSLFRELMMEYIQTGKDAYFMIEVRNEDPGSSTGRQTVILEGVNLDSVIMASLDTEAEALEEEVAFTFENVRIETPFNPLA from the coding sequence ATGGCATTTTTACGGGCAAGCGATACGATTTCGGGGCAAGAGGGCAAGGCATTCGTCAAAATTGGCGAGCGTATGGAGGAAATGTTCTACATTAAAACACTGGAAGCTACGGTGGAGAAGGAAAAAGCCGAGCTGAAAACGATGGGCCAACGCGCAGTACAGCATAAAGCCATTGGCTGGAAGGGCAGCGGCACGATGACCATTTATTATGTGACTTCGCTGTTCCGTGAACTGATGATGGAATACATCCAAACCGGCAAAGACGCCTACTTCATGATTGAAGTGCGCAATGAGGATCCGGGTTCGTCGACGGGGCGTCAGACGGTGATTCTGGAAGGGGTCAACCTTGACAGCGTGATTATGGCTTCTCTCGACACCGAAGCGGAGGCCCTGGAGGAAGAAGTGGCCTTCACGTTTGAGAATGTGCGGATTGAGACGCCGTTTAACCCATTGGCCTAA